From Micromonospora carbonacea:
TCCGCGAGATGCGACGTGCAGTGGGTGGTGACCACTACGCCCTCGCGCGTGGTGAACGACACGACAGGGGTGATGGTGGTCCGGGTGTGGCCGTCGTCCTGGTCGACGCTGACGTCCTTCAGGACCGCGACGACCCGCCCCTGCACGGTGTCCATCGCGGCCAGCCTGGCGAGGCGGTCGTTCTTGGCGCGTACGGTCCCGGGCAGGTGAGCGGCGGCGAAGACCGCCCAGGGCCCGCCGAAGCCGATCAGCGCCCACGGCCACCCCCGGTCGAACGCGGCGAGGGCCACCAGCCCGACATAGACCAGAAAGAGTGCGAAACCAGGCCAGAACAGCCCACGACCGGGCTCCTCGGGAGTGTTGGAGAACCGGTAGTCGTGCGGTCTGCCCCGCAGGTGGCTGACCCCGATCTCCCGGCCCTCCCACGCTGCGGTGATCATCTCGCCGCGCTCGCCGTCGTTCGTCACGGTGACCTCTCGACCGGAGGCCGGGTCACGGTAGGAGACGACCACCGATATCCCGCCTTTGCGGGACCCGCCGTGCCGGGGCTCCCGCACCCGCTCGATCCGCCCCGTGAGCCGCACCGTCCGCTGCGCCTTGGTCACCCCGGCCAGCGACATGCCGTAACCCGCCAGCGCCACCACACCCCACACCGCACACCACAGGACCAGAAACTCTTCCCACCCCATGCGCGACTCCCCACCTCACCCAGGCACGGTCAACCGCCGCTGCGCCGCAGCACCCTGCCCTGCCCGTCCGCCTCCAGCACTCCCGTGCCCCCGTCGCCGGTCACCACGACCCTGAGCGTGAGCGAGCCGGTGACGCCGTCGACGGCCAGCTGCCAGCCCCGCGGGGAGCCGACGCCGGCCCCGGCCTTCTGGACCAGACCGGGGACGCGATCGTAGGGCAGGGAACGCGGGTCGAACCCGGCGGTCTCCACGCCGGCGGGGGCGAAGACGACCGTCAGCGAACGATCCTGCACGACGACGGTCAGAGCCCGGCGCGTGTTCGCACCCCGCGTCAACGACTCGATGGCCCTACGTAGCTCGCCCTCGTCGAGCATCGACTGGCCCGGCCCCAGGTTGACGGTGCCCGTCGCCGACGTCACGACGGTCGTGGACGACGAGGCGGAGATGGCCGGTCTGCGGAAGGGGCCGCTCTCGCCCTCCTCTGCGTCGACGTCGAACAGGTCGGCCCGGAACAGCAGGAGCACGGCGGCCACGCCGAGCAGCAGGCCGAACAGCGTCAGGAGACCGTCGGCGCAGCCCGCCGGGGAATCGCTCTTCATGGCCGGACCGGGCGCAGAGTCCACGCGGGTCGTGGCCGCCCGCTCCTCCCATTCCGGCGTCGGCCGCTTCACGATCCGCGTCTTCCATGGCCGGTCCGGCGGATACTCCACCACCACGATCCCGCCCACCCGGTAGTCGGGAAGCTCGACGAGGTTGATGTCCTGCCTCACCTCGACACGGAACGCGGGCGCGTCGTCCGGCGCGACGGACAGCTCGAAGCGCACCGGCACATCGCTCGTCTCACCCCCGACGGCCTTGAGACTCTCGACCACTGCGAGTGCCGTGCGCGGCACGACCGCCGCCTCCCGGGCACGACGCGGCAGCGTGAAGAGGAAGAAGAGGAGCCCGTAGACCGCGGGCAGGAGTAGCCCCAGGATGGCCAGCTGTGCGCTTTCGACGACGCACCCGCTGATGAAGGCGGTCAGCGACGCCCCGATCACCGAGCCCGTCAGGAACCCCCTGGCGAGAACGGCGGGCGCATTGTGCGTGGGCGGTTTGCCCACGGTGCTCGTCATGCGGTCGATTGTGCACGTCACGAGCGACAGCCCACAGCAGCCGGCAACCTTGACCGAGGACATGACGGTCACCACCGGATGTGAGTCAGAGCCGGAGACGCCACCCTCCCTCGGGGGCCCGCAAGTGCAAGATCGGCAGGGCAGGTTTGGCGGGGCAGGCGGGCGGCGGGAGGGCGGGGGAG
This genomic window contains:
- a CDS encoding DUF3592 domain-containing protein; this translates as MGWEEFLVLWCAVWGVVALAGYGMSLAGVTKAQRTVRLTGRIERVREPRHGGSRKGGISVVVSYRDPASGREVTVTNDGERGEMITAAWEGREIGVSHLRGRPHDYRFSNTPEEPGRGLFWPGFALFLVYVGLVALAAFDRGWPWALIGFGGPWAVFAAAHLPGTVRAKNDRLARLAAMDTVQGRVVAVLKDVSVDQDDGHTRTTITPVVSFTTREGVVVTTHCTSHLADPANSYGRDVTVNYTPADPADFTLDRAAEQRSQRQDVTFNVLAVVVLAATAAAGAVLL